From the Phalacrocorax carbo chromosome Z, bPhaCar2.1, whole genome shotgun sequence genome, the window CTCCATGTGCCAGCTACTTCCAGTCCCCCAGTCCAGagccctccctgcagctgggaatGCACCAGAAGCATTTATGAGTGTTATTAAAGTGCATGTTATTTTTGGAGGAGCTGGGATCTGAagggtttgcctttttttttgcctgtggaATACAATTTATTTAGAGCAGAAAgacagagcagggcagcaggctgCCTGTGCATCTTGTGTCGCCCTGAAACGCCACCTTATGGGCTGTACACTGGCCGGGTgtccctgtgggtgctggggatggTGGCACCAGGGTGCAAGGCAGTGAGGAGATGGGTGCCAGGGAGCCTGTGTGGAGCTGAGGCCCTCCTGTCCCACTGTGACGCAGGAGCTGGCCAGGGAGGTTGGGGGCTCAGCTTGCTTCTCTCCCAGAGGATTTTCCCCATGTGGGTAGTGCCATCCCACGGTgtccatgtccccaagtgcaaTCACAGCCCATGGGTGTCCCCAAGTGCAATCACAACCCGTGGGTATCCCTGAGTGCAATCAGCCTGTGAGTGTCCCCAAGACCACAGTGCCAGCCCATGGGTGCCCCAATTGCTGTGCCAGCCCCTGAGGTGCCCCCAAGCCAATGTCAGGAAGCATGGTCCCCCAGGGTGCAGTGACAGGGTGTGCCTAGGACAGTGCCAGCCATGTGGTGTCCTCTAGCACAGGGACAGCTCTGGccagagcagaagcaggtctCAGACCCTGGGGGTGGACAGCTGGTGGTGTCCCTGGGGCATGGTAACAGCACACTGCCAGCCCATGGGTGTCCCAAGTGCAGGGCCAGCCGCGGGCTGTCCCCCACAGTGGTGAGAGGCAACAGGGTGTCCCCCTAGCTCAGTGCCACTGGGGTGTCCCTGGAGAAGTGCCACCAGAAATGCCCCTACCAAAGTGCTCTGGGGCATCCCTAGCACAGTGCCCGCCCAGGGTGTCTCTAGTACAGTGCCACCGGCGTGTCCCCAGCACAGTGTCACTGGGGTGTTCCTAGTGCAGTGCCCTGGGGTGTCACTCACCCGGTGCCACCGGGATGTCCCTAGCACAGCGGTGTCCCTAGCACAGTGTCCTCGGGGTACCCCTAGTGCAGTGCCACCGGGGTGTCCCTCGGTCGGTGCCCCCGTGGGTGCCTGGCGCCGGGGCTGAGGTGGTGCCCACCGGGGGTGCCGCCCTCCCGTCCCGCTCGGTGCGGCGGCCGGTGGCGAGCCTATCCCTAAAAGGTGCTGGCGGGTGACGGGGGAGGTGCCGGCGCggcccccgcccggcaccgcccCTCCTCGGTTCTtaggcggcgcggcggggcgggggggcgcatTGTTGGTGCTCCCGGCGCCTCCTGtggtcccgccgcccccggtGCTCCACGCCCCGCCGCCACCATGGAGGCCATCAAGAAGAAGATGCAGATGCTGAAACTGGACAAGGAGAACGCCATCGACCGTGCCGAGCAGGCGGAAGCTGACAAGAAGCAGGCAGAGGACCGCTGCAAGCAGGTGGGTATCCCACGGACACCGCCCACCCCTCCGCCATTACCCGGGGACCCACGCCTTAAGGGGGTGTCCAGCCTGGGGACTCTCCGCCTAGAGGTGATCAGCCCCAGAgaccctgtccctgctggatgTTCAGCCTGGGGACCCCTGTCCTAGGGGTCTTCTGCCCTGGGGACTTTGCCCCACTGGGTGTCCAGCCTGCAGATCCCAGCTCTAGGGGTGCCCAGCCCTTGGGATCTCACCCCACTGGGTGCCCATCCCCAGGGTCCAGTACTCTAGCCTGTTGCCCCTGACCACTTACATCAGTCCCCCCCAAACATGCCATGTCTCGGTGGGATACCACAGTGCCACCTCCCTATCCTTCTGCCAGGGAGACCCTTGGGGACAGCATACTCCCACCCCAGCCACAGAGATGGGAACCTTCTCTGTGCCCTCCTGGAACTGTGTCACCCAGTCAGGACCTTTCCAGTCCCTTGCACAGGGAGGGACCCCACCACCCCTTACCCCTACCAGGCTCAGGGATGCTGGTGGCTGCTCTGGCCCTGGGAACCAAGGGCTCCCTGAGGATGCGTGGCCCCAAAGTTGACAGAGTGAGCATGTCTGCATGCTCCTGCTATGCCCCCAGCCTCGGCCACCCCAGGAAGAGGATGgccatcccctccccagccttgTAGGCACTGACATCCCTCCTGATCCCCACCCTCTGTCCCTTCTCCAGCTGGAGGAAGAACAGCAGGGCCTGCAGAAAAAGCTGAAGTGCACGGAGGATGAGGTGGAGAAGTACTCTGAGTCCGTCAAGGAGGCCCAGGAGAAGCTGGAGCAGGCGGAGAAAAAAGCTACGGATGTATGTAGGCATGCCAGCAATTCCTCCCCTGTATGGGTGCCAGACCTTGGGGGGGGTGAAGGAAAATGGGTCCTTATATGGAAAGTGTCCATGGGGAAGACTCTGGATCCTGCTCAGGGTGCAGGGGCCAGGCAGGCTACAGCAGGCACCACTCAGTCAGCTCTGGAGCTTCATGGGCAGCcgcctgcccagctccccaAAGCTAATGGGGAAGAGTGTCCTGAGCTGTGTCACCAGTCCCCGGGCACATGACTCCACGATGCTTGTAGAAAAAAAGTCTGCAGCACTTGCTAAACtggcaggaaagcaaaaaaaaaaaaaagcagagaagtggAAAAAGCTCTTGCCTGTGGCCAGCTGCCAAGAGCTGGCTGCGAGGAAGGATGCttgaggggtgtgggggggctcAGTCATTTTGGGGTCCAATGTACCACCCTGTACCCTGGGAAGGGCAAGGCCAGGAAGAGTTTTATTTAGTACCATGACTGATGTTTCTCCTGGGAAATGGATCCCGCTGGAGAGATGTTAGGAAGGTGTTGAAATTGGCTTGTACCTGGCCAGGGTGAAGGGTGGAACAGCTGTGTGTGGCCACGGAGCTGTTCAGGAACGAGGTATAATGACCCGTGGTGCTACACAGGGTATTTGATACCCTATAAATAAATCCTCCTTTTGATAGCCAGTCCTTCTTTGATGAAAACCAATCCTGGAAACTGGAGGAGAAGCTAAAGGGGAGCCAGCtggactgtggccagcagggcacAGCCAGGCTTTTTAGGATtgagaacaaaaaaatcaatcccAGCTGGTTTACGGAGCTAAATGGGGGAGATGCATCAAATCTCTGAGGTGGTTGCCAAGGACAGGGGCAAGCAGACAAagatgagcagcagcagcacaagtcCCTAGGGTGgcctggagcagctggggaggctcCCCATCATTGTTTGCTGGCCCTACAGACCTGCCCCAGTTTAGTTAGATACTAAACTAAGTagttaaaacattaaaaatcctCTGGAAGGGCACATTTATCCTGGTGTGGGGCAGACATGTCAAGCGGGGCAGGGCAGCTGCCGTGTGTAGCCAGGGTCTGTACTGGTCTGACTGGATCTATGCTGGTGCAGGACATGGCAAGCCCTGTGCAGGATCTGGCTGAGCATGAAGGGGCAAATGGTGGCACAGGGCAGATGTCAGGCACGAGGCGTGGAGCAGTTTGCTGCTGGCAGCGGGCTGTGTGATACtgtcctgggcagggagggtgcATTGCCACACTCTTGGTCCACAGCAGCTCGGCAAGTCTGTGGGCTTCGGTAAGGAGAGTCCTGTCCCAGCAGATACGGGGGATGGAAGCCACcaacccctccagggaagggcTGGACAGGGAGGCATAGAAAAGGAGCACACCTACAGTGTCAGGGAGGGCAGGCTGGCTGCAGGCGGGTGttgtgggcagggctgggaccccATCACCAGCACAGCTGACCCAGGGCCATGCTGAAGCCTGGATAGGCTGTGCTGTGTGCGGGGCACTGGGAGTCACCAGGTCCCCGTGCCAGGGATCTGAATGTGCCAAACAGCACTAAGAGCCAGGGCTGGTGTTACCTCCTTCCCAGAACAAGGTGCAACACTGCTCCTGGCTCTGGTGGAGGAAGCGCAGGGTAGACCCCCCAGAGTCCACCCACCCGTCTCCCCAAGGACCCTTGTGCcccccttggctgccaggacaGTGTGTACCTGTGAGCACAGAGCATCCCCATCCTTCAGCCAGGTCAGGGTCCATCACAGTGATCCAGGCAAGCTCCTGGTCTTGGCAAAAATGTCAACAAATGCCTTAAAAGAATAaatctccctctgctctggcacTGCCTACCTGCATGGGGTGGTAGTGCACAAAGCCCCCAGAGACCGAACTAAGGGCTGCAAATGCAACCTCTCCAGGCACTTAGAGGGGCGGGTCAGCTGGTGGCACAGACGAGAGCTCCACAGTGCtggcagccccttcccagcaACTCTGTGAGGCCACTGTGGCCCCACCACCTCCTTGTCCCCAGGAGGGACAGCCCGTGGGGCCCATGGCAGGAtgctggcagaggctgctgaACACAATGCAGCCGGGACAGTGGGTTTagccagagcacccccctccAACCCCCTGCATCCCCAGCTGGTGGCCTGTTCCTGGCCACCCTGCGGGATGCAGCAGGGTCTCAGGGAAACTCCACAGTTCCCAGGCCATGATCCCAAAGGCGCCAAGTTCCCGCCCTGATTGTTCTCCCCGGCTGAGACTTTGCTCTTATTTGGCAATTCCCTGAGCCCATGGGAGGGAATGGGGCTCTGCTGGGAAGTGACTGCATCCCTGGGTGGGGCCAGAGCAGGAGGCACCCAGCCCGGCTGGCTGGCCTCCAACCTACCCCCTGCCTTCCCGCAGCCAGCTCACCCCTGCCCCTTTGCTGGCTTTCTGCTCCAGGCCCCACATGCTGCCCTGAGAGCGCTCTCAGCACCCAGGGGTCAGGCTGGGAGCAGTGCAGGACCAGCCAGGACCAGGGCCAAGCCCAAGGCCATGTGCTCCCAGGGTACCTGGACCACTACCTCTTCCGCTGCCACTTGGCAGGGGGATGTggagctgcagggctctgccagcagTATGGCTGGGTCCCTCCCAGGTCGCCGATCCCGGAGCCAAGGGCAGCTGGCAGGGTCAGCCTGGGAATTGGTGTCCCTGGAGGCAGGTGTGAAGTGCAGCCGGAGCTGTCAGAGCTCCTTAAGAGAGGACTGAGTGCTGCCAGCGCCAGCCCCTCCTGATGGATCTGGGCATGTGCCCTGGCCAGGATGCAGAGCCAGGAGCTGGGGACTAGCCTTCCctgtggggcagagcccccagggcagctgggggggtACAGGGGGCTCCGTGGGCCCCATGGGTCTCTGAGAGCCTGCCAGCCAGGTCCCCACTTGGGGAAGTGGATGCCAAGGGGCTGAGTGGGATGGCTGCTGGGAAcctggctgtgccctgcagctccagccctaGGTCCCCCAGGGGGATGCCTGGGAGTGGGCTCTGCCCCATGGCCCCTATGGGGCAAAAGCCCATGATCcccctggctctgcagcagggggtgtggggggcagaGCTTGGGGAACACCCATGTGTACATTGCTCCTGTGTCTATGGGAGCTTGCAGTGGCCAGGCTCTGGCACCCCCAGACTCCCTGGGCTCCTCTTCATCACTGGGGGAGCTTGATAGGACTGTGCGCCTCTGTCTGGGGGGGGCACCATGTGCCCTGCCTTGGGGGGGCTATGTCCTGTATCCTAGGGGGCGCTATGTGCCCTACCCATGGGCACTGTGCATCTGCCGGTGGGGGGACCATGCACcctgcctggggtggggggatggtgTGCCCTGTCCAGAAGCCACTGTTGCATCTtgccttgggggggggggggggggtagggaCAGTGacccctgcctggggaggacCATATGTCCTGCCCAGGAGGGTGCACTGTGTCccatttggggtgggggggacggTGCATCCCGCCTGATGGGGTACTGTCCCCTGCCGGGGGTCCGTGCGCGCTACCCGGGGGAGCAGCGGCCCAGGTCGGTCcgtggcagcaggaggaggaggggaggaggagcaggaagggatggaggcagggcaggcggcGGGAGCGGCTGCTGCTTGATCGCTTCCTGCCCCAACCGGGCGGATCCCACAAAGGGCTCGGCGGCGCGGCTTCCCCGCCGGCTGTCCCGCGCCATGGCCGGCACAAGCTCCGTCGACGCCGTCAAGAAGAAGATCCAAAGCCTGCAGCAGGTGGCCGACGAGGCAGAGGAACGCACCGAGCACCTGCAGCGGGAGGCCGATGCCGAGCGGCAGGCCCGGGAGCGGTTAAGGCGcagggcgggggggcgcggcggggcgtgCCCCGGCAGCTCCCCGGGATGCCACACCGGCTTCGGCCGCGCCGCCAGCATCCTTCCCCGCGGGCTGGCCCTggctgcccccccgccccggtagTCGGGCTGGCTGGCCCCGGGGCGGAGTACTGGGAGATCCcgggggagctggagggtgctGCCATCCAGGTGCCGCGGCAGCGCCCCTGCCTCCGAGCTCCCTCCTCCCGCTGCCTCCTTCATGGTTCTTGCTAGGGATGCTCCCTGCGGTGAGGCTCCCCAGGGCTTCCCCGGCTGGTGGGGCACAGAGGAGCAGTCAGAGATCAGCTCTGCTTGAGGTCGGGCAGATCCTGGGAACCGATCACCTCCCTCGGAGGCCAGCTGTGTGCATGGCTAAAAATCCCACACCCAGACTCTTGTCTGGCTTCCAGCAGGCTCTGCAATCTGGGCCGCAGCAGTTGCAGAGCCTTTGGCTCTCCAGCATGGCCCTTTGTAGGGACAAGCCACCCATTTACACTGCCATGGGCCAAAATTTCTACTCTGTGGCAGTGGGACAGCATTTCCAGACTGCAGCTTGTTcctggtttggcttttttattgttgttggagcttctgaggtttttttctctttttcctatgCTCACTCCTTTAACATCCTCACCATATTGgagtggcagagctgggtgtGGTACCTGGGCTGTTGTCATTCAGGCTGTGTGTGGAGGAAATGGCTCCTTCCTGCAGCCACAGATAGGGTTCCCTGGTCACTGAGCGCTTCCAGAGAGCTCATGTTTCTTTAGTGTCCATCTGGGCAGCTCTGACTCACTTTGGGGACGattctctgggaaaaaaagctggGGTAAGGCAAATGCTGCAAGCAGAGCATCACCATTGGGTGGTCTGGCCGGGGATGAGCTCTTAGTGAGCCCAGAAAGAGGGCATTCACAGGATGGAGGTGGCTGTTGTGCCCTGCTTGGAGCAGTGCTGGCTGTGGCTGTTCCCACCCTGCCAGCTTGCCACGGGGGACCACAGGTGCTCAGTGGGGCCACACAGGGTGAAAGCCCCTCGCTGCTCCCATGGTCCCCCTGCTTGGCCAATGTCCCCTGGGACATTCCTGGTGCTGGAGCACAAGGCTGGCTAGGGCTGGGCACTGCAGCCAGCCAGGTCTGCTCCAGCCTGTGAATAAGCAGGAGACTTTATCCCCCAGGTTGGCACGTGCCTCCCTGCATCTTGGTGCATGGGGCTGCTCCCTGCGCCAGGGTCTCATTGCTGCTCATCTCTGCATCTGGGGTTTTAATTCCCCACAGTCCCACTGGCAAGGAGTGgggccaggagctgctgaggcAGCATTTCACGGTGGTGGCAgtggagcaggcaggaggccTTTACCAAATGGAAAGTGCAGGGCCAGGTGTCAAGGGGCTGGTGGGGGCCCTGGCTCCTGGCCCTGCACACAGGGAGCCTGGTAAAGCAGGGAGTCCTGGTCCCATGGGCCCCAGTGACTGTGGCTTGGCCGGGCTCCAGCCTGCTGAGGGAGACTCACTCCATTGCCCCCAGTGCCATGCTGTACatcagctggggggaggagtTTGGGGAGTGTGTGTTCAGCTTCACtgctcagggctggggggggtccccacagAAGAGGCTCCCGGCTCACTCCACTGCCTCTGTAAACAGGAAATCCACAAGCGGCTCCAGTCTCCATTTTGGGGTCAAAGCCACACAGGGcattccttccccccctttaCTCGCTGCTCCGCAAACCCCAAAAGCTGTCCCCATGATGcgcagctgctccagccactCTAGCGAACGTGCCTTGTCCCTCTCCAAGGTGGGAGCTGGAGGTGTGAGGATGTGGTGGAGGGGCTGCATGTGCTGGGTTCAGGTTGTGTGGCTAGGAGGAGCCAGTGTCAAACAGGGCCCTAGGGATGGAGAGAGCCCCATTGTCCCTATAGAAAGGCAATGGAATGCATGCCCTGGCTGGGCTTGTTGCACAGTGCCAAGGGATGTTCTGGATAGCGAATGCAAAAGTAactgcagaaaatgctttttatatatatctctatatctatatatatgcATCACATGGGATGACCAAGGGGTTTCTCCTCCCCCAGGCTGAGGCTGAAGTGGCTTCTCTGAACCGCCGTATCcagctggtggaggaggagcTGGACCGAGCCCAGGAGCGCCTGGCCACTGCCCTGCAGaagctggaggaggctgagaagGCAGCTGATGAGAGCGAGAGGTGTGATGGGGAGAAACAGCAAGGGTGGCATCAGGTCACCCTTGATTGCAGGCAGCCCCCTTGGTTTCATAGGGGGTTTGGGGATTCCCCTGAAGTGATGTTATGAGGTTCGCATTGGTTTTCCTGCAgacccccaagggaaagagcaAAGCCATGATGCAGAGAAGTCCCCCAGATATGGGTGTTCTTGGCATACTTTGAAATTTTCAGGGCACCcataaaatcctgaaaaatttgATCTGGTGCTTATACAAATACCAGTCTGTAACCAAAGCCAGAGCATGCTCGGAGCCTGTTTTCTGCAGCCTCTTCCgctagagagctgggcaacgGCCCAGGAAGGGACTTCTGCACCTGGGAACTGTGGTTGACCTTTGAGAATGAACCAGCCTtgttcaataaaaaaaaagtcctgcagAGTGTGTTTTCCCCAACCTTGCAGCAAGCATGTTTACTGGGCAGAAGCCGTGCAGGCAAGGGCACTCAGGTTCTATGGGCATGCCTGGACACGTCATGGCATTCCTGACAGTTACATGAGTTCTTCCCTCCATTGGCAAAGACCATTTGAGCAACAGCATCTGAGTGAGAGAAGAGTCTGCAGGAGTCCCTGCCACAGGGGGTTGTGGGGATTTGGTGATACCCCCCACTTGTGAGCATCACCCCTGAATGGGAAAAGGCTTTGCCATGGGATGTCTTCTAGCACTTCCTAAAGGTTGCAGCCCTGTCAGACTGCTTTTCTGGAGGTTGCAGCCAGTTTGTCCTGGGCTGCACACATTTTTACCCTCCTGGATGATGGTTTCAGGACCTGCCTGGTTGAGAGGCACCGTGGCCACATCTTGCTCTGGGGTGGCCTTGGGGTCAGCTCCACTGCTTTAACTGTGTGCAGGAGCATCCTTGGGGTGCTGCTGGTGTGACCCTATGTGTGAGGTGGCCTGCAAGTGCCAGTGTCCCAAGTCTCTGGAGCTGGAGGATGGCAGGGTCAGGGCAcagtgggtgggtgggaggtACAGGTACCACCTTGACCCACAGCAATAACATCTTCTGGCTTGGGCTTTCCTCAGAGGCATGAAGGTCATCGAAAACAGGGCCGTGAAGGACGAGGAGAAGATGGAGCTCCAGGAAATGCAACTGAAGGAGGCAAAGCACATAGCAGAGGAGGCTGACCGCAAATATGAGGAGGTGcatgcccccttcccccagtGCTGACCCCCACAGCAGCACCTGGAGCTGCCTCCCCACAGTCCCGTGCCCTGAGCCAGGGCAAGTATGGGGCTGACGTGTGCTCCTTGCTGCCATCGACAGGTTGCCCGCAAGCTGGTTGTTCTTGAGGGAGAGCTGGAGCGCTCGGAGGAGAGGGCAGAGGTGGCAGAGAGGTGAGCAGAACTTCCAGAGGGCAGTGTGTGTGGGTCCCTGGCAGCTGGGGGCGGCTGTGTGTCtgcatggggatggggatgtgcCTCCCTGGTAGTAGCAGGGTCTGCTGTCAAGGTGGTCCCTGGGCTcacaggctgggggcagagggatGCCACCCTGCCAACAGCACATCCTTGACCCTGTTCTCTGCTGTCGTGTCCCCTCCCGGGGTGTCCCTCTTCCACCCCAGCCGAGTGAGACAATTGGAAGAAGAGCTGCGGACCATGGACCAGACTCTCAAATCCCTTATTGCCTCAGAGGAAGAGGTActggggcaggggtgcagggcgACGCGCAGCAGTCCCCCTCTCTCTGTTGCTGTCTCTTGAACTGTGCAAGCcacctctctcctctctgcacTGCTGCCTCTACCACCAACCTCCCCTTGCCTCCCTCTCTGGCGGGTGCAGGCTGGGCATGCTCCTCCATCCCTCCGTGCCTGCTCTTCTTGAGGGGCTGGTGGGAGCCCAGCTGGCAGTGATGCACAGGGCATCCATGTGAGGAAGCACAAGGAACAGATGAACAAATGTGTCCTGGCAACTTCTGCTCGCAGTGGCTCTGCTCCTtctctgcctgcactgcctgagttttttctcctctcaacttgttctctttctttcttccttccctgcgCCCACTCTTCTTGCTCCCCCCTCTCACCTGccccctggccctgctcctccacctGGTGGCCCCTGCTTGGGATGTAGTAAATGTGGTGACCTAGAGGAGGAGCTGAAAATTGTCACCAACAACTTGAAGTCCCTGGAAGCCCAGGCTGACAAGGTAGGACCCAGCggggctgctgtggctgggcagaGTGCACAGGGTCTGCGGTGCTGGGGTCCCCCACTGGGGCAAAGGATAGCCAGAGGTGTCCTGTGGGGCTCATGGGTGCCCGTCTCTGTCTCTGCAGTATTCCACCAAGGAGGACAAGTACGAAGAGGAAATCAAACTTCTAGGGGAAAAACTGAAGGAGGTAaggggtgtggggctgggactCCCAAGAGGGGCTGGCACTGCATTGGTGCAGGCATGAGTTTGCCATCCCGTGTGGGTTTTGACCCTGTTATGCCTGT encodes:
- the LOC135310651 gene encoding tropomyosin beta chain-like isoform X2, translated to MEAIKKKMQMLKLDKENAIDRAEQAEADKKQAEDRCKQLEEEQQGLQKKLKCTEDEVEKYSESVKEAQEKLEQAEKKATDAEAEVASLNRRIQLVEEELDRAQERLATALQKLEEAEKAADESERGMKVIENRAVKDEEKMELQEMQLKEAKHIAEEADRKYEEVARKLVVLEGELERSEERAEVAESRVRQLEEELRTMDQTLKSLIASEEEYSTKEDKYEEEIKLLGEKLKEAETRAEFAERSVAKLEKTIDDLEDEVYAQKMKYKAISEELDNALNDITSL
- the LOC135310651 gene encoding tropomyosin beta chain-like isoform X3, producing the protein MEAIKKKMQMLKLDKENAIDRAEQAEADKKQAEDRCKQLEEEQQGLQKKLKCTEDEVEKYSESVKEAQEKLEQAEKKATDAEAEVASLNRRIQLVEEELDRAQERLATALQKLEEAEKAADESERGMKVIENRAVKDEEKMELQEMQLKEAKHIAEEADRKYEEVARKLVVLEGELERSEERAEVAESRVRQLEEELRTMDQTLKSLIASEEEYSTKEDKYEEEIKLLGEKLKERVWPVPKRRMWASTRSWTRPCWS
- the LOC135310651 gene encoding tropomyosin beta chain-like isoform X4; the encoded protein is MEAIKKKMQMLKLDKENAIDRAEQAEADKKQAEDRCKQLEEEQQGLQKKLKCTEDEVEKYSESVKEAQEKLEQAEKKATDAEAEVASLNRRIQLVEEELDRAQERLATALQKLEEAEKAADESERGMKVIENRAVKDEEKMELQEMQLKEAKHIAEEADRKYEEVARKLVVLEGELERSEERAEVAESKCGDLEEELKIVTNNLKSLEAQADKYSTKEDKYEEEIKLLGEKLKEAETRAEFAERSVAKLEKTIDDLEDEVYAQKMKYKAISEELDNALNDITSL
- the LOC135310651 gene encoding tropomyosin beta chain-like isoform X5, producing MEAIKKKMQMLKLDKENAIDRAEQAEADKKQAEDRCKQLEEEQQGLQKKLKCTEDEVEKYSESVKEAQEKLEQAEKKATDAEAEVASLNRRIQLVEEELDRAQERLATALQKLEEAEKAADESERGMKVIENRAVKDEEKMELQEMQLKEAKHIAEEADRKYEEVARKLVVLEGELERSEERAEVAESKCGDLEEELKIVTNNLKSLEAQADKYSTKEDKYEEEIKLLGEKLKEAETRAEFAERSVAKLEKTIDDLEESLASAKEENVGIHQVLDQTLLELNNL
- the LOC135310651 gene encoding tropomyosin beta chain-like isoform X1, with protein sequence MEAIKKKMQMLKLDKENAIDRAEQAEADKKQAEDRCKQLEEEQQGLQKKLKCTEDEVEKYSESVKEAQEKLEQAEKKATDAEAEVASLNRRIQLVEEELDRAQERLATALQKLEEAEKAADESERGMKVIENRAVKDEEKMELQEMQLKEAKHIAEEADRKYEEVARKLVVLEGELERSEERAEVAESRVRQLEEELRTMDQTLKSLIASEEEYSTKEDKYEEEIKLLGEKLKEAETRAEFAERSVAKLEKTIDDLEESLASAKEENVGIHQVLDQTLLELNNL